A part of Candidatus Binatia bacterium genomic DNA contains:
- a CDS encoding adenylate/guanylate cyclase domain-containing protein: MSESAPSEPRVCDACGTSLRPSARFCDACGHRLGEPHVAQPGAVSSYTPRHLAEDVLSRRSAQQGERKLVTVLFADVKSSMELAEQVDAERWHRILERFFLLMTDGVHRFEGTVNQYTGDGIMALFGAPVAHEDHAQRACHAALHLRDELRRYADELRREGIAFSVRMGLNSGEVVVGRIGDDMRMDYTAQGPVVGIAARMEQLAEPGRVYLAEATARLVDGWFELRDLGESRVKGVPRPVHVYELRGVGNARTRFDVSRTRGLSRFVGREREMAALQAALEEALAGRGRALALVAEAGVGKSRLCYEFLAGCRARGITVAQSYCAAHARRVPFFSLLGLLRSLFEIGEHEEPRRARERVAGRLLLLDRSFEDDLPLLFDFLGVQDAEFLGARDAEQTVPRIDPEARQRRIAALLGRLLRAWTARAPLVLVVEDLHWMDPASAALGEQVLGVVPELPILHLVTYRPEGRTLAPRLAAYRELVVEPLSPEAGRELATALLGRDPSVARLPELIQERTAGHPFFIEELVESLRESGTLVGERGALRLARPVDAVVMPESAQALLSARIDRLAEDGKAVLQAAAVVGRTFSPTVLAAVLERSEDELRRVLDELVDADFLQREGTDGACTYAFRHPLTQEAAYRSQLGEVRARSHAAVAAALEKLHGERVHEHAALLASHYEAAGQRLDAARWHERAARWAGLHDRTEALRHWRSVRSLIADEPPANDTRALALAACLGLLHHGAFFGESESELAATFAEGSELAERTGNREAAVLIRLGFAVARHLAGASREALEQLGEAMRRAESAGREDLLYLTSCVRVETLLTVGAVDDALAASARALAIAAGDFDLGAHRAGFSPLAALTALRGLLLAFAGDVAAGRRELETAMDVARRRNDLEVVATGCHDLVVLGELSGDTEQALEWGRCAVEIAERSGSPVLLASAWAALGQAQRLRGMWSLAIDSTKRALALVQERRTALNAEPFYLVELAQAYLGRDDLLGAHTSVERAVATARQRGHQLQLLYALLARARTQLATEGGAARDETEAILGECDELVQRTGARALAPRVHAVRARLLHLAGDESGARKELDCARALYDKIGASWHGSELAWQT; encoded by the coding sequence ATGTCCGAAAGCGCGCCCAGCGAGCCGCGAGTCTGCGACGCCTGCGGGACGTCGCTGCGTCCGAGCGCGCGCTTCTGCGACGCCTGCGGGCACCGCCTCGGCGAGCCGCACGTCGCACAGCCGGGCGCCGTCTCGAGCTACACGCCGCGGCACCTCGCCGAGGACGTGCTGAGCCGCCGCTCCGCGCAGCAGGGCGAGCGCAAGCTCGTCACCGTGCTGTTCGCCGACGTCAAGAGCTCGATGGAGCTCGCCGAGCAGGTCGACGCCGAGCGTTGGCACCGGATCCTCGAGCGTTTCTTTCTCTTGATGACGGACGGCGTGCACCGCTTCGAGGGCACCGTCAATCAATACACGGGCGACGGCATCATGGCGCTGTTCGGTGCCCCGGTCGCGCACGAGGACCACGCGCAGCGCGCCTGTCACGCGGCTCTGCACCTGCGCGACGAGCTGCGCCGCTACGCCGACGAGCTGCGCCGCGAGGGCATCGCGTTCTCGGTGCGCATGGGGCTCAACTCGGGCGAGGTCGTCGTGGGCCGCATCGGCGACGACATGCGCATGGACTACACCGCGCAGGGGCCGGTGGTCGGCATCGCGGCGCGCATGGAGCAGCTCGCCGAGCCCGGTCGCGTCTACCTCGCCGAGGCGACGGCGCGTCTCGTCGACGGCTGGTTCGAGCTGCGCGACCTCGGCGAGTCGCGCGTCAAGGGCGTGCCGCGCCCGGTGCACGTCTACGAGCTGCGCGGCGTCGGCAACGCGCGCACGCGCTTCGACGTGTCGCGCACACGCGGGCTGTCGCGCTTCGTCGGACGCGAGCGCGAGATGGCGGCGCTGCAAGCGGCGCTCGAGGAGGCGCTCGCCGGTCGCGGACGGGCGCTCGCGCTCGTCGCCGAGGCGGGCGTCGGCAAGAGCCGGCTCTGCTACGAGTTCCTCGCCGGCTGCCGCGCGCGCGGCATCACGGTCGCGCAGTCGTACTGCGCGGCGCACGCGCGACGCGTTCCGTTCTTCTCGCTGCTCGGCTTGCTGCGGAGCCTCTTCGAGATCGGCGAGCACGAGGAGCCGCGCCGCGCCCGCGAGCGCGTCGCGGGACGCCTGCTGCTGCTCGACCGCTCCTTCGAGGACGATCTGCCGCTGCTGTTCGACTTCCTCGGCGTGCAGGATGCGGAGTTCCTCGGCGCGCGGGACGCGGAGCAGACCGTGCCGCGGATCGATCCGGAGGCGCGCCAGCGTCGCATCGCCGCGCTGCTCGGGCGTCTGCTCCGCGCGTGGACGGCGCGTGCGCCGCTCGTGCTGGTCGTCGAGGACCTGCACTGGATGGACCCCGCGAGCGCGGCGCTCGGCGAGCAGGTGCTCGGTGTCGTGCCCGAGCTGCCGATCCTGCACCTCGTCACCTACCGTCCCGAGGGCCGCACGCTCGCGCCGCGGCTAGCCGCGTATCGCGAGCTCGTCGTCGAGCCGCTCTCGCCGGAAGCCGGTCGCGAGCTCGCCACGGCCCTGCTCGGACGCGACCCGAGCGTCGCCCGCCTCCCGGAGCTCATCCAGGAGCGCACGGCAGGCCATCCGTTCTTCATCGAGGAGCTCGTCGAGTCGCTGCGCGAGTCGGGGACGCTGGTCGGTGAGCGCGGCGCGCTGCGCCTCGCGCGTCCGGTCGACGCGGTGGTGATGCCGGAGAGCGCGCAGGCGCTGCTCTCGGCGCGCATCGACCGGCTCGCCGAGGACGGCAAGGCCGTGCTGCAGGCGGCGGCAGTGGTCGGCCGGACGTTCTCGCCGACGGTGCTCGCGGCCGTGCTCGAGCGTTCGGAAGACGAGCTGCGCCGTGTGCTCGACGAGCTCGTCGACGCGGACTTCCTGCAGCGTGAGGGCACGGACGGCGCGTGCACGTATGCCTTCCGCCATCCGCTCACCCAGGAAGCGGCCTATCGCTCACAGCTCGGCGAGGTGCGCGCGCGCAGCCACGCCGCGGTCGCCGCCGCGCTCGAGAAGCTGCACGGCGAGCGCGTGCACGAGCACGCGGCGCTGCTCGCGTCGCACTACGAGGCGGCGGGTCAGCGGCTCGACGCCGCGCGCTGGCACGAGCGTGCGGCGCGCTGGGCCGGGCTGCACGACCGCACCGAGGCGCTGCGCCACTGGCGCTCGGTGCGCTCGTTGATCGCCGACGAGCCGCCGGCGAACGACACGCGCGCGCTCGCGCTCGCCGCGTGCCTCGGGCTGCTGCACCACGGAGCGTTCTTCGGCGAGTCCGAGAGCGAACTCGCGGCGACCTTCGCCGAGGGCAGCGAGCTCGCCGAGCGCACCGGCAACCGCGAGGCGGCAGTGCTGATCCGCCTCGGCTTCGCGGTCGCGCGCCACCTCGCCGGAGCGTCGCGCGAGGCGCTCGAGCAGCTCGGTGAGGCGATGCGTCGTGCCGAGTCGGCAGGGCGCGAGGACTTGCTCTACTTGACGTCGTGCGTGCGGGTCGAGACGCTGCTGACGGTCGGCGCCGTCGATGACGCCCTCGCCGCGAGCGCGCGCGCGCTCGCCATCGCGGCGGGCGACTTCGACCTCGGCGCGCACCGCGCGGGCTTCAGCCCGCTCGCCGCGCTGACGGCGCTGCGCGGGCTCCTGCTCGCGTTCGCGGGCGACGTCGCGGCCGGCCGGCGCGAGCTCGAGACCGCCATGGACGTCGCGCGAAGGCGCAACGACCTCGAGGTGGTCGCGACGGGCTGCCACGATCTCGTCGTGCTCGGCGAGCTCTCGGGCGACACCGAACAGGCTCTCGAGTGGGGACGCTGCGCGGTCGAGATCGCGGAGCGCTCGGGGAGCCCCGTGCTGCTCGCGAGCGCGTGGGCCGCGCTCGGTCAGGCGCAGCGTCTGCGCGGGATGTGGAGCCTGGCGATCGACAGCACGAAGCGCGCGCTCGCGCTGGTGCAGGAGCGGCGCACGGCGCTCAACGCCGAGCCGTTCTACCTCGTCGAGCTCGCGCAGGCGTACCTCGGCCGCGACGACCTGCTCGGTGCGCACACCAGCGTCGAGCGCGCGGTCGCGACCGCGCGCCAGCGCGGCCACCAGCTGCAGCTTCTCTACGCTCTGCTCGCGCGCGCGCGCACGCAGCTCGCGACCGAGGGCGGTGCGGCGCGCGACGAGACCGAGGCGATCCTCGGCGAGTGCGACGAGCTGGTGCAGCGCACCGGGGCGCGAGCGCTCGCGCCCCGGGTCCACGCCGTGCGCGCGCGGCTCCTGCACCTCGCCGGCGACGAGAGCGGGGCGCGAAAGGAGCTCGACTGCGCGCGTGCGCTGTACGACAAGATCGGGGCGAGCTGGCACGGGAGCGAGCTCGCGTGGCAGACGTGA
- a CDS encoding amidohydrolase family protein, whose protein sequence is MESLQQTVPYARGRVYHDADAHVMETPDWLVPYADPGVREKLRPLYVATVKPGEERMIDKLRRKHADPAERQCLEAEIMLRKNWSALGSFLKEDRPRALDLLGFSSQLVFNTFLNKYLNDAEHSDDLDFAYGLARAHNRAQVDFCSIDRRLLPVGYVPLADFARARAMAEEAIAMGCKALLIASSCPRGHSPSHVGLFPVWEVAQDAGLPIVFHVGGGGRLLDPNYFENGLPPVPDFHGGAENFRSVDYMAIPFPPMQTLATMIFDRVFDHFPRLKVGVIEQGAVWVPSWMRQLDSALEAFRKSEERLQKLELKPSEYVKRQIRVTPYPTEPVGWIIEQVGEDVCMFSSDWPHVEGGRNPIKRFEASMEGVSERARQKFYCDNFVDLMGRGLDAELGGRH, encoded by the coding sequence ATGGAGAGCCTGCAGCAGACCGTTCCGTACGCGCGCGGTCGCGTGTACCACGACGCCGACGCGCACGTAATGGAGACGCCCGACTGGCTCGTGCCGTACGCCGACCCGGGCGTGCGCGAGAAGCTGCGTCCGCTCTACGTCGCCACCGTCAAGCCGGGCGAGGAGCGCATGATCGACAAGCTGCGCCGCAAGCACGCCGACCCGGCGGAGCGGCAGTGCCTCGAGGCGGAGATCATGCTGCGCAAGAACTGGAGCGCGCTCGGCTCGTTCCTGAAGGAGGACCGTCCGCGCGCGCTCGACCTGCTCGGCTTCTCGAGCCAGCTCGTGTTCAACACGTTCCTCAACAAGTACCTGAACGACGCCGAGCACTCGGACGACCTCGACTTCGCCTACGGGCTCGCGCGCGCGCACAACCGCGCGCAGGTCGACTTCTGCTCGATCGACCGCCGCTTGCTCCCCGTCGGCTACGTGCCGCTCGCCGACTTCGCGCGGGCGCGCGCCATGGCCGAGGAAGCGATCGCGATGGGCTGCAAGGCGCTGCTGATCGCATCGTCGTGCCCCCGCGGGCACTCGCCGAGCCACGTCGGGCTCTTTCCCGTCTGGGAGGTCGCGCAGGACGCCGGGCTGCCGATCGTCTTCCACGTCGGCGGCGGCGGACGGCTGCTCGATCCGAACTACTTCGAGAACGGCCTGCCGCCGGTCCCCGACTTCCACGGCGGCGCGGAGAACTTCCGCTCGGTCGACTACATGGCGATCCCGTTCCCGCCCATGCAGACGCTCGCGACGATGATCTTCGACCGCGTGTTCGACCACTTCCCGCGGCTCAAGGTTGGCGTCATCGAGCAAGGCGCGGTGTGGGTGCCGAGCTGGATGCGTCAGCTCGACTCGGCGCTCGAGGCGTTTCGCAAGAGCGAGGAGCGTCTGCAGAAGCTCGAGCTCAAGCCGAGCGAGTACGTCAAGCGTCAGATTCGCGTGACGCCGTACCCGACCGAGCCCGTCGGCTGGATCATCGAGCAGGTCGGCGAGGACGTGTGCATGTTCTCGTCGGACTGGCCGCACGTCGAGGGCGGGCGCAACCCGATCAAGCGCTTCGAGGCGAGCATGGAGGGCGTGTCCGAGCGCGCGCGGCAGAAGTTCTACTGCGACAACTTCGTCGACCTGATGGGGCGCGGGCTCGACGCGGAGCTGGGCGGCCGGCACTAG
- a CDS encoding Coq4 family protein, which produces MNAQETAPRRRDWPRAWRALKVLVADPKRTEQVFEILDALAGQSFDRAFAVFAAHPYGARLLREKPSLLAALSDREALRRLPEGSFGRAYLDFMEAGDLTAEGLVEADLMAAQSSPQAPQLDPDRQYFGDRSRDMHDLWHVLTGYGMDEAGEAANLAFTQAQIPSLGIALILLAAVAVGPKDPTFRWARYLLAAWRRGKRTPLLTVAPYEELLPLPLDEVRRRLGVPPASEFHPDGIIVADRTTESSDVVWRTSDDSSGYRAA; this is translated from the coding sequence ATGAACGCGCAGGAGACCGCGCCCAGGCGGCGCGACTGGCCGCGCGCCTGGCGTGCGCTCAAGGTGCTGGTCGCGGACCCGAAGCGCACCGAGCAGGTCTTCGAGATCCTCGACGCGCTCGCCGGCCAGAGCTTCGACCGCGCCTTCGCCGTCTTCGCCGCGCACCCCTACGGCGCGCGCCTCTTGCGCGAGAAGCCGTCGCTGCTCGCCGCGCTGTCCGACCGCGAAGCGCTACGCCGTCTCCCCGAGGGCTCGTTCGGGCGCGCCTACCTCGACTTCATGGAGGCGGGAGATCTCACCGCCGAAGGACTCGTCGAGGCCGACCTGATGGCCGCGCAGAGCTCGCCGCAAGCGCCGCAGCTCGACCCCGACCGCCAGTACTTCGGCGACCGCAGCCGCGACATGCACGACCTCTGGCACGTGCTGACCGGCTACGGCATGGACGAGGCCGGCGAGGCCGCGAACCTCGCGTTCACCCAGGCGCAGATCCCGAGCCTCGGGATCGCGCTGATCCTGCTCGCCGCCGTCGCGGTCGGACCGAAGGACCCGACCTTCAGGTGGGCGCGCTACCTGCTCGCCGCCTGGCGACGCGGCAAGCGCACGCCGCTGCTCACGGTCGCCCCCTACGAGGAGCTGCTGCCGCTGCCGCTCGACGAGGTGCGCCGCCGCCTCGGCGTGCCGCCCGCGTCGGAATTTCATCCTGACGGCATCATCGTCGCGGATCGGACGACGGAGAGCAGCGACGTCGTCTGGCGGACGTCCGACGATTCCTCCGGGTACCGCGCGGCCTGA
- a CDS encoding LLM class flavin-dependent oxidoreductase, with the protein MKLCWFHLMPYTELPDDFKEKHPSVWVDIDSRLFDPARAHLMYNDFLDELEFAAEVGFDGICVNEHHSNGYGLMPSPNLMAAALARRTRDAALVVMGNSLALYNPPIRVAEEFAMLDCISGGRLVAGFPVGTPMDTCYAYGQNPSQLRERYLEAHDLIMRCWTEPDPFVFHGRWNQQRYVNPWPRPLQKPHPPIWIPGGGSVETWRWCAEKDYVYSYLSYFGYKAGEATMKGFWAEMERLGKDQNPYRAGFLQFVGVAETSAEAFELYREPAEYFYGRCLHIDPRFAQPPGYMSEASIRARMQSMVAQAAAASNAQEISSTPFEEIIERGYVIVGSPDEVADKLREVAINLNVGQMMLLLQFGNMSKQLTQYNTQLFATQVAPQIRDLFDDRWENRWWPQPLPQAHRAEPRDLGASPSVSGNGEPARGGRWEERGAASAPGAVTR; encoded by the coding sequence ATGAAGCTGTGCTGGTTCCATCTGATGCCGTACACGGAGCTTCCCGACGACTTCAAAGAGAAGCATCCGTCGGTCTGGGTCGACATCGACTCGCGCCTCTTCGACCCGGCACGCGCCCACCTGATGTACAACGACTTCCTCGACGAGCTCGAGTTCGCGGCGGAGGTCGGGTTCGACGGCATCTGCGTCAACGAGCACCACTCGAACGGCTACGGCCTCATGCCGTCGCCGAACCTGATGGCGGCGGCGCTCGCACGCCGGACGCGCGACGCGGCGCTGGTCGTGATGGGCAACTCGCTCGCGCTCTACAACCCGCCGATCCGCGTCGCCGAAGAATTCGCGATGCTCGACTGCATCTCGGGCGGGCGCCTGGTCGCGGGCTTCCCCGTCGGGACGCCGATGGACACCTGCTACGCGTACGGCCAGAACCCGAGCCAGCTTCGCGAGCGCTACCTCGAGGCGCACGACCTCATCATGCGCTGCTGGACCGAGCCCGATCCGTTCGTCTTCCACGGCCGCTGGAACCAGCAACGCTACGTCAATCCATGGCCGCGTCCGCTGCAGAAGCCGCACCCGCCGATCTGGATCCCCGGCGGCGGCTCGGTCGAGACGTGGCGCTGGTGCGCCGAGAAGGACTACGTCTACTCGTACCTCTCGTACTTCGGCTACAAGGCCGGCGAGGCGACGATGAAGGGCTTCTGGGCCGAGATGGAGCGGCTCGGTAAAGACCAGAATCCGTACCGTGCGGGCTTCTTGCAATTCGTCGGCGTCGCCGAGACCAGCGCCGAGGCCTTCGAGCTCTACCGCGAGCCGGCCGAGTACTTCTACGGCCGCTGTCTGCACATCGATCCGCGTTTCGCGCAGCCGCCGGGATACATGAGCGAGGCGTCGATTCGCGCACGCATGCAGTCGATGGTGGCGCAGGCCGCGGCCGCCTCGAACGCGCAGGAGATCTCGTCGACGCCGTTCGAGGAGATCATCGAGCGCGGCTACGTGATCGTCGGCAGCCCGGACGAGGTCGCGGACAAGCTGCGCGAGGTCGCGATCAACCTGAACGTCGGTCAGATGATGCTGCTGCTGCAGTTCGGCAACATGTCGAAGCAGCTCACGCAGTACAACACGCAGCTCTTCGCGACGCAGGTCGCGCCGCAGATCCGCGACCTGTTCGACGACCGCTGGGAGAACCGCTGGTGGCCGCAGCCGCTGCCGCAGGCGCACCGCGCCGAGCCGCGCGACCTCGGCGCGTCGCCTTCGGTGTCCGGCAACGGTGAGCCCGCGCGCGGCGGGCGCTGGGAGGAGCGTGGCGCGGCGAGCGCGCCCGGAGCGGTGACCCGATGA
- a CDS encoding alpha/beta fold hydrolase, whose protein sequence is MMDAPREFQVTVNGHACRVWEKGEGAPLGFFAGLGGAIRWSPFLDALAQRRRVIVPSLPGFPGATGHELLDDLPDWIAATLDLLEGAGLEGADLIGASVGGMLAAEVAALSRATVKRLVLVAPYGLFDAAEPTRDVFAVKPEDLPALLSSHPERVVAAMTPPEGEDPTEWAILVARAGVAAARLTWPLGERGLKKRLHRIKAPTLIVWGAEDRVIPPSYAHRFAAGIPGEVETRTIPGAGHLVDVDAPEELARAILEFVG, encoded by the coding sequence ATGATGGACGCGCCGCGCGAGTTCCAGGTCACCGTCAACGGCCACGCGTGCCGCGTCTGGGAGAAGGGCGAGGGTGCGCCGCTGGGCTTCTTCGCAGGGCTCGGTGGCGCGATCCGCTGGTCGCCGTTCCTCGACGCGCTCGCGCAGCGTCGGCGCGTGATCGTGCCGTCGCTGCCGGGCTTCCCCGGCGCGACGGGTCACGAGCTGCTCGACGACCTGCCGGACTGGATCGCGGCGACGCTCGACCTGCTCGAGGGCGCGGGCCTCGAGGGCGCGGATCTGATCGGCGCGTCGGTCGGCGGCATGCTCGCCGCGGAGGTCGCGGCGCTGTCGCGCGCGACCGTCAAGCGTCTCGTGCTGGTCGCGCCCTACGGGCTGTTCGACGCCGCGGAGCCGACGCGCGACGTCTTCGCCGTCAAGCCAGAAGATCTGCCCGCGCTGCTGTCGAGCCACCCCGAGCGCGTCGTCGCGGCGATGACTCCACCCGAGGGCGAGGATCCCACCGAGTGGGCGATCCTGGTCGCGCGCGCCGGCGTGGCGGCGGCGCGTCTCACCTGGCCGCTCGGGGAGCGCGGTCTCAAGAAGCGTCTGCACCGCATCAAGGCGCCGACGCTGATCGTCTGGGGCGCCGAGGATCGCGTGATCCCGCCGTCGTATGCGCACCGCTTCGCCGCCGGGATCCCGGGCGAGGTCGAGACGCGCACGATCCCGGGGGCCGGGCACCTGGTCGACGTCGACGCGCCCGAGGAGCTCGCACGCGCGATCCTCGAGTTCGTCGGCTGA
- a CDS encoding glutathione peroxidase, with protein MASAGKTLHDFTMKTIDGEQRSLADFRGKALLVVNVASKCGLTPQYEDLQKLHERYASRGFAVLGFPCNQFAGQEPGTDAEVKQFCSLEYGVTFPMFSKIDVNGDARAPLYAWLTEQEVGPEAAGDIKWNFTKFVVDKQGNVVARFDPTSKPTAPEVEQAIERALA; from the coding sequence ATGGCGAGCGCCGGCAAGACGCTGCACGACTTCACGATGAAGACCATCGACGGCGAGCAGCGCTCGCTCGCCGACTTCCGTGGCAAGGCGCTGCTGGTGGTGAACGTCGCCTCGAAGTGCGGCCTCACGCCGCAGTACGAGGATCTGCAGAAGCTGCACGAGCGCTATGCATCGCGCGGCTTCGCGGTGCTCGGCTTCCCGTGCAACCAGTTCGCGGGACAGGAGCCGGGCACCGACGCCGAGGTCAAGCAGTTCTGCAGCCTCGAGTACGGCGTCACCTTCCCGATGTTCTCGAAGATCGACGTGAACGGTGACGCGCGCGCCCCGCTCTACGCCTGGCTGACCGAGCAGGAGGTCGGTCCCGAGGCGGCGGGCGACATCAAGTGGAACTTCACGAAGTTCGTCGTCGACAAGCAGGGCAACGTCGTCGCGCGCTTCGACCCGACCTCCAAGCCGACGGCGCCCGAGGTCGAGCAGGCGATCGAGCGCGCGCTCGCCTGA
- a CDS encoding NUDIX hydrolase — translation MDEILQAATVVLLRDGAEGIETLLLRRNSKLAFAGGMWVFPGGRVDDADRAGLDPDDDLAAARRAAVREAYEETGLVITEDVLVPLSHWTPPDAAIKRFLTWFFVAPAPDGVVAIDQGEIHEQAWMRPADAMRRRNALEIELMPPTWVTLERLARYDSVAALLEDCRCCEPERFTTKIVMTPDGGITCWQGDVAWETGDPNAPGPRHRLWMSSSGWRYERSD, via the coding sequence ATGGACGAGATTCTGCAGGCGGCGACGGTGGTGCTGCTCCGCGACGGAGCGGAAGGTATCGAGACGCTCTTGCTGCGCCGCAACTCGAAGCTCGCGTTCGCGGGTGGCATGTGGGTGTTTCCGGGTGGACGCGTCGACGACGCGGACCGCGCCGGGCTCGACCCCGACGACGACCTCGCCGCCGCCCGTCGCGCCGCCGTGCGCGAGGCGTACGAGGAGACCGGCCTCGTCATCACCGAGGACGTGCTCGTGCCGCTGTCGCACTGGACGCCGCCCGACGCCGCCATCAAGCGCTTTCTCACGTGGTTCTTCGTCGCGCCCGCGCCGGACGGCGTGGTCGCGATCGATCAGGGCGAGATCCACGAGCAGGCCTGGATGCGTCCGGCGGACGCGATGCGGCGGCGCAACGCGCTCGAGATCGAGCTCATGCCGCCGACATGGGTGACGCTCGAGCGTCTCGCCCGCTACGACAGCGTCGCGGCGCTGCTCGAGGATTGCCGCTGCTGCGAGCCCGAGCGCTTCACGACCAAGATCGTGATGACGCCCGACGGTGGCATCACCTGCTGGCAGGGCGACGTCGCCTGGGAGACTGGGGATCCGAACGCGCCCGGGCCGCGTCACCGGCTGTGGATGTCGTCGAGCGGCTGGCGGTACGAGCGCAGCGACTAG
- a CDS encoding methylated-DNA--[protein]-cysteine S-methyltransferase — protein sequence MSRRECLTLRLDRVETPIGVMLLLEDAEGRLRALDWEDHEPRMTRLLHRAQKSYEIREGDGSTANVARVRRYLAGDLRALDEIPVETGGTEFQRRVWQALREIPPGTTTTYGALAARLGQPTATRAVGLANGSNPVGVVVPCHRVIGADGSLTGYGGGLFRKRWLLEHEGVVLPEQRELSSARV from the coding sequence ATGTCACGGCGGGAGTGCTTGACGCTGCGGCTCGACCGGGTCGAGACCCCGATCGGCGTCATGCTCTTGCTGGAGGACGCCGAGGGTCGCCTGCGTGCGCTCGACTGGGAGGATCACGAGCCGCGCATGACGCGGCTTCTGCATCGAGCGCAAAAATCGTACGAGATCCGCGAGGGCGACGGCTCGACCGCGAACGTCGCGCGCGTACGTCGCTACCTCGCAGGTGACCTGCGCGCGCTCGACGAGATCCCGGTGGAGACCGGCGGCACGGAGTTCCAGCGGCGCGTCTGGCAGGCGCTGCGCGAGATCCCGCCCGGCACGACGACGACCTACGGCGCCCTTGCCGCGCGCCTCGGGCAGCCGACGGCGACCCGCGCCGTCGGGCTCGCGAACGGCTCGAACCCGGTCGGCGTCGTCGTCCCCTGCCACCGGGTGATCGGCGCCGACGGCTCGCTCACGGGGTACGGCGGCGGGCTCTTCCGCAAGCGCTGGCTGCTCGAGCACGAGGGCGTGGTGCTCCCGGAGCAGCGCGAGCTCTCGAGCGCGCGCGTTTGA
- a CDS encoding helix-turn-helix domain-containing protein, with translation MPAKASRKRSAAEPRALEQPADARSAREPTDARSTRELILDAAERLFAAHGVDGVAVRDLARETGLTASSLYNHFPSKQALYDAVLERGLAPIVAMTAEAWQAGPIRPERVREHIARLTEHLADHRHLAPLLQRVMLEDAALPEPRIGRWIRSLSDKGIRLIRDAAGPAGWQPEDVPHLTFALFGLLYSYFTNAQAVHAVAPWTKDPFSARELALQRRFLEQAFLRLLGPRPRRAANAKGKSR, from the coding sequence GTGCCGGCGAAGGCGAGCAGGAAGCGCAGCGCGGCCGAGCCGCGCGCGCTCGAGCAGCCCGCGGACGCGCGCTCGGCGCGTGAGCCGACGGATGCGCGCTCGACGCGCGAGCTGATCCTCGACGCCGCGGAACGCCTGTTCGCGGCGCACGGCGTCGACGGCGTCGCGGTGCGTGATCTCGCGCGCGAGACCGGGCTCACGGCGTCGAGCCTCTACAACCACTTCCCGAGCAAGCAGGCGCTCTACGACGCGGTGCTCGAGCGCGGGCTCGCGCCGATCGTCGCCATGACGGCGGAGGCGTGGCAGGCGGGGCCGATCCGACCGGAGCGCGTGCGCGAGCACATCGCGCGCCTCACCGAGCACCTCGCCGATCATCGGCACCTCGCACCGCTCCTGCAGCGCGTGATGCTCGAGGACGCCGCGCTGCCCGAGCCGCGCATCGGACGCTGGATCCGCTCGCTGTCGGACAAGGGTATCCGCCTGATCCGCGACGCCGCGGGTCCGGCCGGCTGGCAGCCCGAGGACGTCCCGCACTTGACCTTCGCGCTGTTCGGGCTGCTGTACTCGTACTTCACCAACGCGCAGGCGGTGCACGCCGTCGCGCCGTGGACGAAGGATCCGTTCTCGGCGCGCGAGCTCGCGCTGCAGCGACGTTTTCTCGAGCAGGCGTTCCTCCGCTTGCTCGGCCCGCGCCCGCGACGGGCCGCGAACGCGAAAGGGAAGAGCAGATGA
- a CDS encoding OB-fold domain-containing protein — MKAPTTVEPMSQRMTVQFPYKHSTGEVTGRFLAGLKEQKRIWGRRVSGQGVVVPPNSYSEVDAKGGGEWVEVAQEGTVTAVAVVEKPIPGLHLEQQRFAFVLVKLDGADTAMAHVVRDRVDEVRVGSRVKAVWAPDDQRKGTIRDIACFELVG, encoded by the coding sequence ATGAAGGCACCGACCACGGTCGAGCCGATGAGCCAGCGGATGACCGTCCAGTTCCCGTACAAGCACTCGACGGGCGAGGTCACCGGGCGCTTTCTCGCAGGGCTGAAGGAGCAGAAGCGGATCTGGGGACGGCGCGTCTCGGGGCAGGGCGTCGTCGTGCCGCCGAACTCGTACTCCGAGGTCGACGCGAAGGGCGGCGGCGAGTGGGTCGAGGTCGCGCAAGAGGGCACCGTCACCGCGGTCGCGGTGGTCGAGAAGCCGATCCCGGGGCTGCACCTCGAGCAGCAGCGCTTCGCCTTCGTGCTCGTCAAGCTCGACGGCGCCGACACGGCGATGGCGCACGTCGTGCGCGATCGCGTCGACGAGGTGCGCGTCGGCTCGCGCGTCAAGGCGGTCTGGGCGCCCGACGATCAGCGCAAGGGCACGATCCGCGACATCGCCTGCTTCGAGCTGGTCGGCTGA